A genome region from Geodermatophilus bullaregiensis includes the following:
- a CDS encoding SDR family NAD(P)-dependent oxidoreductase — protein MDVTAGSAVVTGGASGLGLATARRLVERGVPTVLVDLPSSAGAEVAQELGGKTRFAAADVTDPDAVAAAVASADELAPLRTLVHCAGRGGAMRVVDKEGKPGSLEFYESVVRVNLIGTFNVLSQAAARMAAHEPVDDEERGVCVLTASVAAWEGQIGQLPYASAKAGIVGLTLVAARDLASRLIRVVTIAPGTFDTPILARLPQNVRDSLGQMTPHPRRLGVPDEFARLALAIVDNPMLNGETIRLDGAIRMQPK, from the coding sequence ATGGACGTCACTGCAGGGTCCGCGGTCGTCACCGGCGGGGCCTCCGGCCTCGGCCTGGCCACCGCCCGCCGCCTGGTCGAGCGGGGGGTACCGACCGTCCTGGTCGACCTGCCCAGCTCGGCCGGCGCCGAGGTGGCGCAGGAGCTCGGCGGGAAGACCCGGTTCGCCGCCGCCGACGTCACCGACCCCGACGCCGTGGCCGCCGCCGTCGCCTCGGCCGACGAGCTCGCCCCGCTGCGCACGCTGGTGCACTGCGCCGGCCGCGGCGGCGCGATGCGCGTCGTCGACAAGGAGGGGAAGCCGGGCTCGCTCGAGTTCTACGAGTCGGTCGTGCGGGTCAACCTGATCGGGACGTTCAACGTGCTCAGCCAGGCCGCCGCGCGGATGGCCGCCCACGAGCCGGTCGACGACGAGGAGCGCGGCGTCTGCGTGCTGACCGCGTCGGTGGCCGCGTGGGAGGGCCAGATCGGCCAGCTCCCCTACGCCTCGGCCAAGGCCGGCATCGTCGGGCTGACCCTCGTGGCCGCCCGCGACCTGGCCAGCCGGCTGATCCGGGTGGTGACGATCGCGCCGGGCACCTTCGACACCCCCATCCTCGCCCGGCTCCCGCAGAACGTCCGCGACTCGCTCGGCCAGATGACCCCGCACCCGCGGCGGCTCGGCGTCCCGGACGAGTTCGCCCGCCTGGCGCTGGCGATCGTCGACAACCCGATGCTCAACGGCGAGACGATCCGGCTCGACGGCGCCATCCGGATGCAGCCGAAGTGA
- a CDS encoding crotonase/enoyl-CoA hydratase family protein has protein sequence MSSPGSPAVRVERDGAVLVVTIDRPQVKNAIDTAAAEGIGGAMELLDADDSLFVGVLTGAGGVFSAGMDLKAFLAGEKPHVPGRGFAGLVERPPAKPLIAAVEGPALAGGFEIALACDLVVAGDGATFGLPEVKRGLLAGGGGLLRLPRKAGLPKATEWALTGDRVSAQDAHAAGVVNRLVPAGQALEAALELARQIAANGPLAVQGTKRILTEGPGWPAEEAFARQWEVYAPIRASADAAEGARAFTEKRAPVWRGR, from the coding sequence GTGAGCTCGCCCGGGTCACCGGCGGTCCGGGTCGAGCGCGACGGCGCCGTCCTCGTCGTCACCATCGACCGGCCGCAGGTGAAGAACGCGATCGACACCGCGGCCGCCGAGGGCATCGGCGGGGCCATGGAGCTCCTCGACGCCGACGACTCGCTGTTCGTCGGGGTGCTCACCGGCGCCGGCGGGGTGTTCAGCGCGGGCATGGACCTCAAGGCCTTCCTCGCCGGGGAGAAGCCGCACGTGCCCGGCCGCGGCTTCGCCGGCCTGGTCGAGCGCCCGCCGGCCAAGCCGCTGATCGCCGCCGTCGAGGGCCCGGCGCTCGCCGGCGGGTTCGAGATCGCGCTGGCCTGCGACCTGGTGGTGGCCGGCGACGGCGCGACGTTCGGGCTGCCGGAGGTGAAGCGGGGCCTGCTGGCCGGCGGCGGCGGGCTGCTCCGGCTGCCGCGCAAGGCGGGGCTGCCCAAGGCGACCGAGTGGGCCCTGACCGGCGACCGGGTGAGCGCGCAGGACGCGCACGCCGCCGGGGTGGTCAACCGGCTGGTCCCGGCCGGCCAGGCGCTGGAGGCGGCGCTGGAGCTGGCCCGGCAGATCGCGGCGAACGGGCCGCTGGCGGTGCAGGGCACCAAGCGCATCCTCACCGAGGGCCCCGGGTGGCCGGCCGAGGAGGCCTTCGCCCGCCAGTGGGAGGTCTACGCGCCGATCCGGGCCTCGGCGGACGCGGCGGAGGGCGCGCGGGCCTTCACCGAGAAGCGCGCCCCGGTCTGGCGGGGGCGCTGA
- a CDS encoding cupin domain-containing protein, producing the protein MASVIHFTIATVAEESPDFRRVLWTGTNTQLVVMTIPPDGEIGEEVHEDIDQILTFVSGVGEARVGGATKKVAQGDLVVVPAGTKHNFLNTGPNPLVLYTVYGPPEHADGAVHHTKEEADEAEESGKDEPPTS; encoded by the coding sequence ATGGCGTCCGTCATCCACTTCACGATCGCGACCGTCGCCGAGGAGAGCCCGGACTTCCGCCGGGTCCTCTGGACGGGGACGAACACCCAGCTCGTCGTCATGACCATCCCGCCGGACGGGGAGATCGGCGAGGAGGTCCACGAGGACATCGACCAGATCCTCACCTTCGTCAGCGGCGTCGGGGAGGCCAGGGTCGGCGGCGCGACCAAGAAGGTGGCGCAGGGCGACCTCGTCGTCGTCCCGGCCGGGACCAAGCACAACTTCCTCAACACCGGGCCGAACCCGCTGGTCCTCTACACCGTCTACGGCCCGCCGGAGCACGCCGACGGCGCGGTGCACCACACCAAGGAGGAGGCCGACGAGGCCGAGGAGTCGGGGAAGGACGAGCCCCCGACCTCCTGA
- a CDS encoding FAD-binding and (Fe-S)-binding domain-containing protein translates to MTAATTTAETAEVTAALRRAGIGDVDDSGLARALYSSDGSLYRVLPRAVVRPRDADEVVATLEVCRDLGVPLTMRGAGTSIAGNAVGTGVVVDTSRHLHRVHGIDAEARTAVVDPGVVQAALQVAARPHGLRFGPDPSTSNRCTVGGMIGNNACGSRALGYGRTSDNVVGLDVVTGAGERLRLSEGSVTGGLDDLRVLVARELATIRTELGRFGRQVSGYSLEHLLPERGFDVARALVGSEGTLAVVLGATVRLVADAPHRGLVVLGYPSMADAADATPGLLRHGPTAVEGLDDRIVQRLRDVPAAVVPDLPEGAGWLIVELTGDSVAEVGSKAAGVLADAGAVDSLVVTDVAEAAAIWRIREDGAGLAARTSDGRPAHAGWEDAAVPVESLGAYLREFEALLVQHGLQGVPYGHFGDGCVHVRIDFPFGREPDRGRAAYRAFVQDAAALVARYGGSVSGEHGDGRARSELLGTMYSPAALDLFGRVKALFDPADVLNPGVLVRPLPLDQDVRVAAAPRRLRTDPPTLALAYRHDGGDFSNAVHRCTGVGKCRAEPSGVAVMCPSWPATRQEKDNTRGRARVLQEMLAPGGPVRDWRSPEVHAALDLCLSCKGCSRDCPTGVDMASYKAEVLHQSYRRRLRPRSHYTLGRLPMWSDLAARAPRLVNAVTASRLGGRLARWGAGVDQRRSLPAFAGETFRAWWARRPAAADGGRPVALWVDSFTDHFAPEVARAAVTVLEAAGHRVQVPDDDTCCGLTWITTGQLDTAKRVLGHTVRRLAPLVDAGIPVVGLEPSCTAALRSDAVELLDGAGGGAMAARVAAGTRTLAELLAATEGWTPPSLAGVEVVAQPHCHHHAVMGWAADERLLRRAGATVTRLGGCCGLAGNWGVERGHHDVSVAIAEQQLLPAVRAAGPDAVVLADGFSCRTQLDQLADRPGRHLAQLLADALDRDEA, encoded by the coding sequence GTGACCGCCGCCACCACCACTGCCGAGACCGCGGAGGTCACTGCCGCGCTGCGCCGGGCCGGGATCGGCGACGTCGACGACTCGGGGCTGGCCCGGGCGCTGTACTCCTCCGACGGCTCGCTCTACCGCGTGCTGCCGCGCGCCGTCGTCCGCCCGCGCGACGCCGACGAGGTGGTCGCCACACTGGAGGTCTGCCGGGACCTCGGCGTCCCGCTGACCATGCGCGGCGCGGGCACCTCCATCGCCGGCAACGCGGTGGGCACCGGGGTCGTCGTCGACACCAGCCGGCACCTGCACCGGGTGCACGGCATCGACGCCGAGGCCCGCACGGCGGTCGTCGACCCCGGCGTCGTGCAGGCCGCGCTGCAGGTCGCCGCCCGCCCGCACGGCCTGCGCTTCGGCCCCGACCCGAGCACGTCCAACCGCTGCACGGTCGGCGGGATGATCGGCAACAACGCCTGCGGGTCCCGGGCGCTGGGCTACGGCCGGACGTCGGACAACGTCGTCGGCCTCGACGTCGTCACCGGCGCCGGCGAGCGGCTGCGGCTGAGCGAGGGATCGGTCACGGGCGGGCTCGACGACCTGCGCGTGCTGGTCGCCCGCGAGCTGGCCACCATCCGCACCGAGCTCGGCCGCTTCGGCCGGCAGGTGTCGGGCTACTCGCTCGAGCACCTGCTGCCCGAGCGCGGCTTCGACGTCGCCCGCGCCCTGGTCGGCAGCGAGGGCACGCTGGCCGTCGTCCTCGGGGCGACCGTGCGGCTGGTCGCCGACGCCCCCCACCGCGGGCTGGTCGTGCTCGGCTACCCGTCGATGGCCGACGCCGCCGACGCGACGCCGGGGCTGCTGCGCCACGGGCCGACCGCCGTCGAGGGGCTCGACGACCGCATCGTGCAGCGGCTGCGCGACGTGCCGGCCGCCGTCGTCCCCGACCTGCCGGAGGGCGCCGGCTGGCTGATCGTGGAGCTGACCGGCGACAGCGTCGCCGAGGTGGGGTCGAAGGCCGCCGGCGTGCTCGCCGACGCCGGCGCGGTCGACTCCCTGGTGGTCACCGACGTCGCCGAGGCCGCGGCGATCTGGCGGATCCGCGAGGACGGCGCCGGGCTGGCCGCGCGCACCAGCGACGGCCGTCCCGCGCACGCCGGCTGGGAGGACGCCGCCGTCCCCGTCGAGTCGCTCGGCGCCTACCTGCGCGAGTTCGAGGCGCTGCTGGTGCAGCACGGCCTGCAGGGCGTCCCGTACGGGCACTTCGGCGACGGCTGCGTGCACGTGCGGATCGACTTCCCGTTCGGCCGCGAGCCCGACCGCGGCCGCGCCGCCTACCGCGCGTTCGTGCAGGACGCCGCCGCGCTGGTGGCCCGCTACGGCGGGTCGGTGTCGGGCGAGCACGGCGACGGCCGGGCCCGCAGCGAGCTGCTCGGCACCATGTACTCCCCCGCCGCGCTGGACCTCTTCGGCCGGGTCAAGGCGCTGTTCGACCCCGCCGACGTGCTCAACCCCGGCGTCCTGGTGCGCCCGCTGCCGCTCGACCAGGACGTCCGGGTGGCCGCCGCACCCCGGCGGCTGCGCACCGACCCGCCCACCCTCGCGCTGGCCTACCGGCACGACGGCGGCGACTTCTCCAACGCCGTGCACCGCTGCACCGGGGTGGGCAAGTGCCGGGCCGAGCCCTCCGGCGTCGCGGTCATGTGCCCGTCGTGGCCGGCGACCCGGCAGGAGAAGGACAACACCCGCGGCCGCGCCCGCGTGCTGCAGGAGATGCTCGCGCCGGGCGGGCCGGTGCGGGACTGGCGCTCGCCCGAGGTGCACGCCGCGCTCGACCTCTGCCTGTCGTGCAAGGGGTGCTCGCGCGACTGCCCCACCGGCGTCGACATGGCCTCGTACAAGGCGGAGGTGCTGCACCAGTCCTACCGGCGGCGCCTGCGGCCCCGGTCGCACTACACGCTGGGCCGGCTGCCGATGTGGTCCGACCTCGCCGCGCGCGCCCCGCGGCTGGTCAACGCCGTCACGGCCTCCCGGCTGGGCGGCCGGCTGGCCCGCTGGGGCGCCGGTGTCGACCAGCGCCGCTCGCTGCCGGCCTTCGCCGGGGAGACCTTCCGCGCCTGGTGGGCCCGGCGCCCCGCGGCGGCCGACGGGGGGCGCCCGGTGGCGCTGTGGGTCGACTCGTTCACCGACCACTTCGCGCCGGAGGTCGCGCGGGCCGCGGTCACCGTGCTGGAGGCGGCCGGCCACCGGGTGCAGGTGCCCGACGACGACACCTGCTGCGGGCTGACCTGGATCACCACCGGTCAGCTCGACACCGCGAAGCGGGTGCTCGGCCACACGGTGCGCCGGCTCGCGCCGCTGGTCGACGCCGGCATCCCGGTGGTCGGGCTGGAGCCCTCCTGCACCGCGGCGCTGCGCAGCGACGCCGTGGAACTGCTCGACGGGGCGGGTGGGGGAGCCATGGCCGCGCGGGTGGCCGCCGGCACCCGGACGCTGGCCGAGCTGCTCGCCGCCACCGAGGGCTGGACGCCGCCGTCGCTGGCCGGCGTCGAGGTGGTCGCCCAGCCGCACTGCCACCACCACGCGGTCATGGGGTGGGCGGCCGACGAGCGGCTGCTGCGCCGGGCCGGGGCCACGGTCACCCGGCTCGGCGGCTGCTGCGGCCTGGCCGGCAACTGGGGCGTCGAGCGCGGGCACCACGACGTGTCGGTGGCGATCGCCGAGCAGCAGCTGCTGCCCGCCGTCCGCGCGGCCGGGCCGGACGCCGTCGTCCTGGCCGACGGCTTCTCCTGCCGCACCCAGCTCGACCAGCTGGCCGACCGCCCCGGCCGGCACCTCGCCCAGCTGCTCGCCGACGCCCTCGACCGGGACGAGGCGTAG
- a CDS encoding FadR/GntR family transcriptional regulator, whose amino-acid sequence MLSAQRPRADGSGPRPIKRGAKVAEALAQEIVHEIVSRKLPPGTLLSSEAQMLEDYGVGRGSLREALRILEVHGLITMKPGRNGGPMVIEVGTRDYGRMSTLFFHLGGMTFGQLIEARLVLEPMMARLAAERRGQELVGQVADPETTAVEDDTAYYDATTDFHRGVASMSGNPVLNLVSVSLEDVFRDQVTGLLSPNDERRHVLEVHAAIASAIAEGEAEAAERLMREHMQEYADWVRQRHPQLVDQVINWR is encoded by the coding sequence ATGCTCTCCGCCCAGCGTCCCCGCGCCGACGGCTCGGGCCCCCGCCCGATCAAGCGGGGCGCCAAGGTCGCCGAGGCCCTGGCGCAGGAGATCGTGCACGAGATCGTCTCGCGCAAGCTGCCGCCGGGCACGCTGCTGTCCTCCGAGGCGCAGATGCTCGAGGACTACGGCGTCGGGCGCGGGTCCCTGCGCGAGGCGCTGCGCATCCTCGAGGTGCACGGGCTGATCACCATGAAGCCCGGCCGCAACGGCGGCCCGATGGTCATCGAGGTCGGCACCCGCGACTACGGGCGGATGTCGACGCTGTTCTTCCACCTCGGCGGCATGACGTTCGGCCAGCTGATCGAGGCGCGGCTGGTCCTCGAGCCGATGATGGCCCGGCTGGCCGCCGAGCGGCGGGGCCAGGAGCTGGTCGGCCAGGTGGCCGACCCGGAGACGACGGCGGTCGAGGACGACACCGCCTACTACGACGCCACCACCGACTTCCACCGCGGCGTCGCCTCGATGTCGGGCAACCCGGTGCTCAACCTGGTGTCGGTGTCGCTGGAGGACGTCTTCCGCGACCAGGTCACCGGCCTGCTCTCGCCCAACGACGAGCGCCGGCACGTGCTCGAGGTGCACGCCGCGATCGCCAGCGCGATCGCCGAGGGCGAGGCCGAGGCCGCCGAGCGGCTCATGCGCGAGCACATGCAGGAGTACGCCGACTGGGTGCGCCAGCGGCACCCGCAGCTGGTGGACCAGGTCATCAACTGGCGCTGA
- a CDS encoding hydroxyacid-oxoacid transhydrogenase, giving the protein MTTSVYQPADPESVFTYGAPRLKFGVGAADEIGYDLSETGARRVLVVTDPGVAATGHPQRVADQMGQFGIEAHVFDGAHVEPTDESLQIAVDWAREHGPWDAIVAVGGGSSIDTAKAVDLLTTNPGELMDYVNKPVGEGRAPVNPLAPLVAVPTTTGTGAESTTICVLDVLALKVKTGISHPRLRPTMAVVDPALTRTQPAGVTAASGMDILCHALESYTARPYTSYDRKRPEERVPYCGSNPIADMWSEKALSLLAESFRRAVRDGDDDARAKMAMAATFAGMGFGNAGVHIPHANAYPIAGRVKDFHPKDYPADEPMVPHGMSVSLTAPEAFRFTFDADPGRHLRAARLLDPRAEETGDPAEFLPTVLTALMRDIDIPGGIGAVGYDEGDIPDLVDGTMKQQRLLATAPKPVTEDDVAGIYRRSLSLW; this is encoded by the coding sequence ATGACCACCAGCGTCTACCAGCCCGCCGACCCGGAGAGCGTGTTCACCTACGGCGCCCCCCGGCTGAAGTTCGGCGTCGGCGCAGCCGACGAGATCGGCTACGACCTCAGCGAGACCGGGGCCCGGCGGGTCCTGGTCGTCACCGACCCCGGGGTGGCCGCGACCGGGCACCCGCAGCGCGTCGCCGACCAGATGGGCCAGTTCGGCATCGAGGCGCACGTGTTCGACGGCGCCCACGTCGAGCCGACCGACGAGAGCCTGCAGATCGCCGTCGACTGGGCCCGGGAGCACGGGCCCTGGGACGCCATCGTCGCCGTCGGCGGGGGCTCCAGCATCGACACCGCCAAGGCGGTCGACCTGCTCACCACCAACCCCGGTGAGCTCATGGACTACGTCAACAAGCCGGTCGGCGAGGGCCGGGCGCCGGTCAACCCGCTCGCCCCGCTGGTCGCCGTCCCGACGACCACCGGCACCGGCGCGGAGAGCACCACGATCTGCGTGCTCGACGTCCTCGCGCTCAAGGTGAAGACGGGGATCAGCCACCCCCGGCTGCGGCCGACGATGGCCGTCGTGGACCCGGCGCTGACCCGCACCCAGCCGGCCGGTGTCACGGCCGCCTCCGGCATGGACATCCTCTGCCACGCGCTGGAGAGCTACACCGCCCGGCCCTACACCAGCTACGACCGCAAGCGCCCCGAGGAGCGGGTGCCCTACTGCGGGTCCAACCCGATCGCCGACATGTGGTCGGAGAAGGCCCTGTCGCTGCTGGCGGAGTCCTTCCGCCGCGCCGTCCGCGACGGCGACGACGACGCGCGGGCGAAGATGGCCATGGCCGCCACCTTCGCCGGCATGGGCTTCGGCAACGCCGGCGTGCACATCCCGCACGCCAACGCCTACCCGATCGCCGGCCGGGTGAAGGACTTCCACCCGAAGGACTACCCGGCCGACGAGCCGATGGTCCCGCACGGCATGTCGGTGTCGCTGACCGCGCCCGAGGCCTTCCGCTTCACCTTCGACGCCGACCCCGGGCGGCACCTGCGCGCCGCCCGGCTGCTCGACCCGCGCGCGGAGGAGACCGGCGACCCGGCGGAGTTCCTGCCGACGGTGCTCACCGCGCTCATGCGCGACATCGACATCCCCGGCGGCATCGGCGCGGTCGGCTACGACGAGGGCGACATCCCCGACCTGGTCGACGGGACGATGAAGCAGCAGCGGCTGCTGGCCACCGCCCCCAAGCCGGTCACCGAGGACGACGTGGCCGGCATCTACCGGCGCTCGCTGTCCCTGTGGTGA
- a CDS encoding MFS transporter, whose amino-acid sequence MSRSLQPPAAATAAALPARATGVQRRTLAVVAASTLVVLAAFVTPLATAVATARELGTGPGGQAWLLSAMSVGLAAALLVTGALADDVGRRRVFTAGLVLLAAGAALTAAAGATGVFVTGRLVQGVGGAAVLACSLGLLAQVFPLGPSRARAAAVWGASLGAGTGVGGVAAVVLDGDTGWRATHAATAVLTVVLAVAARLLLPESPRGRRPRVDVAGPLLLVAAVCCLLVGLLAPRSGGGTGTAVALLGAGVVLAAGFVLAEARVRAPMVDLALFRVRGFVAAHVGALVTGAATVGLMSYLATVLQRALGESLLATTVLVVVWSGVATATSWGLRWLPAVDGRLLLAGGLAVSGAGLAGLAVLDAGSAGTVLLPGLVVLGVGYGAANAALGREAVAHVPAERAAMGSGANNTARYLGAAVGVTLVVLLVTAESASGGGAAALVDGWDTAALAGAAVSAAGALAVLVLRPARR is encoded by the coding sequence GTGTCCCGTTCCCTGCAGCCCCCCGCCGCGGCCACCGCCGCGGCGCTCCCGGCCCGGGCCACCGGCGTGCAGCGCCGCACCCTGGCCGTCGTCGCGGCCAGCACGCTCGTGGTGCTCGCCGCCTTCGTCACGCCGCTGGCCACGGCGGTGGCCACCGCCCGCGAGCTCGGCACCGGCCCGGGCGGGCAGGCCTGGCTGCTGTCGGCGATGAGCGTCGGGCTGGCGGCGGCCCTGCTGGTCACCGGCGCGCTGGCCGACGACGTCGGCCGGCGGCGGGTCTTCACCGCCGGGCTGGTCCTGCTGGCCGCCGGGGCCGCGCTCACCGCCGCGGCCGGGGCGACCGGGGTCTTCGTCACCGGCCGGCTGGTGCAGGGCGTCGGGGGCGCGGCCGTGCTGGCCTGCTCCCTGGGCCTGCTCGCCCAGGTCTTCCCGCTCGGCCCGTCGCGGGCGCGGGCGGCCGCGGTCTGGGGTGCCAGCCTCGGCGCGGGCACCGGGGTCGGCGGCGTCGCGGCGGTCGTCCTCGACGGTGACACCGGCTGGCGGGCCACCCACGCCGCCACCGCCGTCCTCACCGTTGTCCTGGCCGTGGCCGCGCGGCTGCTGCTGCCGGAGTCGCCGCGCGGGCGCCGTCCGCGGGTCGACGTCGCCGGCCCGCTGCTGCTCGTCGCCGCGGTGTGCTGCCTGCTCGTGGGGCTCCTGGCACCCCGCAGCGGCGGGGGCACCGGCACGGCGGTCGCGCTGCTCGGAGCCGGGGTCGTCCTCGCCGCCGGCTTCGTGCTCGCCGAGGCGCGGGTGCGCGCGCCGATGGTCGACCTCGCGCTGTTCCGCGTCCGCGGGTTCGTCGCCGCCCACGTCGGGGCGCTGGTCACCGGCGCGGCCACCGTCGGGCTGATGTCCTACCTCGCCACCGTGCTGCAGCGGGCGCTGGGGGAGAGCCTGCTGGCGACGACGGTGCTCGTGGTCGTCTGGTCCGGGGTCGCCACGGCGACGTCCTGGGGGCTGCGCTGGCTGCCCGCCGTCGACGGGCGGCTGCTGCTGGCCGGGGGGCTCGCGGTCTCGGGTGCCGGACTGGCCGGGCTGGCCGTCCTGGACGCCGGCAGCGCGGGCACCGTGCTGCTGCCCGGGCTGGTCGTGCTCGGGGTGGGCTACGGCGCGGCCAACGCGGCCCTCGGCCGGGAGGCGGTGGCGCACGTCCCGGCCGAGCGCGCGGCCATGGGCAGCGGAGCCAACAACACCGCCCGCTACCTCGGCGCGGCCGTCGGGGTGACGCTCGTCGTGCTGCTGGTCACCGCGGAGTCGGCGTCCGGCGGCGGCGCGGCCGCCCTGGTCGACGGGTGGGACACCGCCGCTCTCGCCGGCGCGGCGGTCAGCGCGGCCGGGGCGCTGGCGGTGCTGGTGCTGCGGCCGGCCCGCCGCTGA
- a CDS encoding TetR/AcrR family transcriptional regulator — protein sequence MNALVVPEDLTEEDAHRRVRVLLALASCMAEKGYRATTISDIARAGRVSKTVVYAHFRDKEHCLLELYTRASDKMLATVHAAQQQAAVGGLTWRERLRTSVRAYLEVLAANPEVAWAALVEVQAAGRPALALRRQVIGRYVELICGVAADLAERHPDEVRPVDRALVLAAVGGLNELMLARVERGEVTSLTDDTEVATEVLVSLVAHHA from the coding sequence GTGAACGCGCTGGTCGTGCCGGAGGACCTGACCGAGGAGGACGCCCACCGCCGCGTGCGCGTCCTGCTCGCGCTGGCCTCCTGCATGGCCGAGAAGGGCTACCGGGCCACGACGATCTCCGACATCGCCCGCGCGGGCCGGGTGTCGAAGACGGTGGTGTACGCGCACTTCCGCGACAAGGAGCACTGCCTCCTCGAGCTGTACACGCGCGCCTCGGACAAGATGCTGGCCACCGTGCACGCCGCGCAGCAGCAGGCGGCCGTGGGCGGCCTGACCTGGCGCGAGCGGCTGCGGACCTCGGTGCGCGCCTACCTCGAGGTGCTCGCCGCCAACCCGGAGGTCGCCTGGGCCGCGCTCGTCGAGGTGCAGGCCGCGGGCCGCCCGGCGCTGGCGCTGCGGCGCCAGGTCATCGGCCGCTACGTCGAGCTGATCTGCGGCGTCGCCGCGGACCTGGCCGAGCGGCACCCCGACGAGGTGCGGCCGGTGGACCGGGCGCTGGTGCTGGCCGCGGTCGGCGGGCTCAACGAGCTGATGCTCGCCCGCGTGGAGCGCGGCGAGGTGACCTCCCTGACCGACGACACCGAGGTCGCCACCGAGGTGCTCGTCTCGCTGGTCGCCCACCACGCCTGA